A region of Streptomyces sp. NBC_01267 DNA encodes the following proteins:
- a CDS encoding mycothiol-dependent nitroreductase Rv2466c family protein — protein MSEKTPVDFWFDPLCPWAWMTSRWVLEVEKLRDIEVRWHVMSLAVLNEDRLDDLPDEYRELLAVKAWAPVRVVIAAQQLHGDEVVGKLYTALGTRFHNEGQGPTREAIAEALAEVGLPADLLDYADQSPFAYEAELRASHKEGIDKVGQDVGTPVIAVPGADGEQIAFFGPVVTPAPKGEEAAKLWDGTLMVASIPGFYEIKRTRTQGPVFD, from the coding sequence ATGTCCGAGAAGACCCCCGTCGACTTCTGGTTCGATCCGCTGTGCCCCTGGGCATGGATGACCTCCCGCTGGGTCCTCGAGGTCGAGAAGCTCCGGGACATCGAGGTCCGCTGGCACGTGATGAGTCTCGCGGTCCTCAACGAGGACCGGCTCGACGACCTGCCGGACGAATACCGCGAACTGCTCGCCGTCAAGGCCTGGGCCCCGGTGCGTGTGGTGATCGCCGCTCAGCAGCTGCACGGTGACGAGGTGGTCGGCAAGCTCTACACCGCGCTCGGCACCCGCTTCCACAACGAGGGCCAGGGGCCGACCCGCGAGGCCATCGCGGAGGCACTGGCCGAGGTGGGGCTGCCCGCGGACCTGCTCGACTACGCCGACCAGAGCCCGTTCGCCTACGAGGCCGAGCTGCGCGCCTCCCACAAGGAGGGCATCGACAAGGTCGGCCAGGACGTCGGCACCCCGGTCATCGCGGTCCCCGGCGCCGACGGCGAGCAGATCGCCTTCTTCGGACCGGTCGTCACCCCGGCGCCCAAGGGCGAGGAGGCGGCCAAGCTCTGGGACGGCACGCTGATGGTCGCCTCGATCCCCGGCTTCTACGAGATCAAGCGGACCCGCACCCAGGGCCCGGTCTTCGACTGA
- a CDS encoding amino acid permease, protein MSDPLPAEPLSPGLKQRHLTMLGLGGVIGAGLFVGSGAGIAVAGPGIVLSYLIAGVLALLVMRMLGEMSSALPASGSFSVHAERALGRWAGFTTGWLYWFLLVVVLAVEATAAAQIANGWVPGVPQWAWVLVFMVVFTVANLAAVRNFGEFEFWFAALKVGAIVLFLALGLLAIFGVLPDTDPVGLTRLTGQGGFLPNGWHGVVSGVLTVVFAFGGLEVVTIAAAETSDPARAVGRAVRSAVFRILFFYVGSMLVIVTVLPWTAQQAGLSPYVTVLDSIGVPSAGTLMNIVVFVALLSALNANLYGSSRMIFSLAERGEAPRGLLKVSGGVPRRAVLASVAFGFVSVLLNLEWPDSVFLYMLNAVGAVLLFVWALIAASQLRLRRTIERETPELLQLRMWGFPWLTRATLGVLGLVFVLMLFDDTARPQLLWSLGATAVVLAVAGVRELRARHG, encoded by the coding sequence ATGTCTGACCCCCTCCCCGCGGAACCCCTCTCCCCCGGGCTGAAGCAGCGCCACCTGACCATGCTGGGCCTGGGCGGGGTGATCGGCGCCGGGCTCTTCGTGGGTTCCGGCGCCGGGATCGCGGTCGCGGGCCCCGGCATCGTCCTCTCCTATCTGATCGCGGGCGTCCTGGCGTTGCTGGTGATGCGGATGCTCGGCGAGATGTCGTCCGCGCTGCCCGCGTCCGGATCGTTCTCGGTGCACGCGGAACGGGCGCTGGGCCGCTGGGCCGGATTCACCACGGGGTGGCTGTACTGGTTCCTGCTGGTGGTCGTCCTCGCGGTGGAGGCCACGGCGGCGGCGCAGATCGCCAACGGCTGGGTGCCCGGGGTGCCGCAGTGGGCCTGGGTGCTGGTCTTCATGGTGGTCTTCACCGTCGCCAACCTCGCGGCGGTACGGAACTTCGGCGAGTTCGAGTTCTGGTTCGCGGCACTGAAGGTCGGCGCGATCGTGCTCTTCCTCGCGCTCGGGCTGCTGGCGATCTTCGGTGTGCTCCCGGACACCGACCCGGTAGGGCTCACCCGGCTGACCGGGCAGGGCGGCTTCCTCCCCAACGGCTGGCACGGCGTCGTCTCCGGTGTGCTGACCGTCGTCTTCGCGTTCGGCGGTCTGGAGGTCGTGACGATCGCGGCGGCCGAGACCTCCGACCCGGCGCGCGCGGTCGGACGTGCGGTGCGCAGTGCGGTGTTCCGGATCCTCTTCTTCTACGTCGGGTCGATGCTGGTCATCGTGACGGTGCTGCCCTGGACCGCGCAGCAGGCGGGGCTCTCGCCGTACGTCACCGTGCTCGACTCGATCGGCGTGCCGTCGGCGGGAACCCTGATGAACATCGTGGTGTTCGTGGCGCTGCTGTCCGCGCTCAACGCCAATCTGTACGGCTCGTCCCGGATGATCTTCTCGTTGGCCGAACGGGGCGAGGCGCCGCGCGGGCTGCTCAAGGTCAGCGGCGGGGTGCCGCGCCGGGCGGTGCTCGCCTCGGTCGCCTTCGGGTTCGTGTCGGTCCTGCTCAATCTGGAGTGGCCCGACTCGGTCTTCCTCTACATGCTCAACGCGGTCGGTGCGGTGCTGCTGTTCGTCTGGGCGCTGATCGCGGCGTCACAGCTGCGGCTGCGCCGCACGATCGAGCGGGAGACCCCGGAGCTGCTGCAGCTGCGGATGTGGGGGTTCCCCTGGCTGACCCGGGCCACGCTGGGGGTTCTCGGGCTCGTGTTCGTCCTGATGCTGTTCGACGACACGGCCCGCCCGCAGCTGTTGTGGTCGCTGGGTGCGACGGCGGTGGTGCTGGCGGTCGCGGGCGTACGGGAGTTGAGGGCGCGGCACGGGTAG
- a CDS encoding superoxide dismutase has protein sequence MAMYTLPELPYDYAALEPVINPQIIELHHDKHHAAYVKGANDTLDQLAEARDKDQWGAVNGLEKNLAFHLSGHILHSIYWHNMTGDGGGEPLAADGVGDLADAITESFSSFAKFKAQLTKAAATTQGSGWGVLAYEPLSGRLVVEQVYDHQGNVGQGSVPVLVFDAWEHAFYLQYKNQKVDFIEAMWKVVNWQDVAKRYAAAKARGDVLLLAP, from the coding sequence ATGGCCATGTACACACTTCCTGAACTTCCGTACGACTACGCGGCGCTCGAACCGGTCATCAACCCGCAGATCATCGAGTTGCACCACGACAAGCACCACGCGGCGTACGTGAAGGGCGCGAACGACACCCTCGACCAGCTCGCCGAAGCGCGGGACAAGGATCAGTGGGGAGCGGTGAACGGGCTGGAGAAGAACCTCGCGTTCCATCTCTCCGGGCACATCCTGCACTCGATCTACTGGCACAACATGACCGGCGACGGTGGCGGCGAGCCCCTCGCGGCGGACGGGGTCGGTGACCTCGCCGACGCGATCACCGAGTCCTTCAGTTCCTTCGCCAAGTTCAAGGCCCAGCTCACCAAGGCGGCGGCGACCACTCAGGGGTCGGGCTGGGGCGTGCTCGCCTACGAGCCGCTCAGCGGCCGCCTCGTCGTCGAGCAGGTCTACGACCACCAGGGCAATGTCGGCCAGGGCTCGGTGCCGGTCCTGGTCTTCGACGCCTGGGAGCACGCCTTCTATCTCCAGTACAAGAACCAGAAGGTGGACTTCATCGAGGCGATGTGGAAGGTCGTCAACTGGCAGGACGTGGCGAAGCGTTACGCCGCGGCCAAGGCCCGGGGCGACGTGCTGCTGCTGGCGCCGTGA